Proteins found in one Mangifera indica cultivar Alphonso chromosome 15, CATAS_Mindica_2.1, whole genome shotgun sequence genomic segment:
- the LOC123198002 gene encoding uncharacterized protein LOC123198002 produces MCSSKAKVTTSIEATPAVAKINGRPVLQPTCNRVPSLERRNSLKKLSTKAKSSPSPPPPPPPLPTFVSKACLTPPISPKSKSPRPPAIKRAGSDHNNGLNSSSEKVVTPRNTVKTLERKKSKSFKEGGHAVVNNNVEASLSYSSSLIVESPGSIAAVRREQMALQHAQRKMRIAHYGRSKSAKFEAKIVPSDNSASTTATKATEEEKRCSFITPNSDPIYVAYHDEEWGVPVHDDNMLFELLVLSGAQVGSDWTSILKKRQDFRDAFSGFDAETVANLTDKQMMSISTQYGIDLSRVRGVVDNAMRILEIRKEFGSLEKYIWGFVNHKAINTQYKFGHKIPVKTSKSENISKDMVRRGLRFVGPTVVHSFMQASGLTNDHLITCHRHLPCTLLAACRRPNH; encoded by the exons ATGTGTAGTTCTAAGGCTAAAGTCACCACTAGCATTGAAGCCACACCGGCTGTTGCTAAAATTAATGGCAGACCGGTGCTTCAACCCACCTGCAACCGTGTTCCTAGCCTAGAACGCCGTAATTCATTGAAGAAATTATCAACAAAGGCAAAATCATCTCCTTCTCCTCCTCCACCCCCACCACCATTGCCAACTTTTGTTTCTAAGGCTTGTCTCACTCCTCCTATTTCTCCCAAGTCAAAGTCACCTAGGCCACCAGCCATCAAGCGAGCTGGTAGTGATCACAACAATGGATTGAATTCGAGCTCAGAAAAAGTTGTTACTCCTAGAAACACCGTCAAGactttagagagaaaaaagtcTAAAAGTTTTAAGGAAGGTGGTCATGCTGTTGTCAATAATAATGTGGAGGCATCCTTGAGTTATTCTTCTTCCTTGATTGTTGAGTCACCAGGAAGCATTGCTGCTGTGAGGAGGGAACAAATGGCGCTTCAACATGCCCAACGTAAGATGAGAATTGCTCATTATGGAAGATCAAAGTCTGCCAAATTTGAAGCCAAAATTGTTCCCAGTGATAATTCTGCTAGCACCACCGCAACAAAAGCTACCGAGGAAGAGAAGAGATGCAGCTTTATTACACCAAATTCAG ATCCCATCTATGTCGCTTACCATGATGAAGAATGGGGAGTTCCAGTCCATGATGATAA TATGTTGTTTGAATTGCTTGTGCTGAGTGGTGCTCAGGTTGGCTCCGATTGGACTTCAATCCTGAAGAAGCGACAAGATTTCAG GGATGCATTTTCAGGCTTTGATGCAGAAACTGTGGCCAACTTGACTGACAAGCAAATGATGTCAATTAGTACACAATATGGCATTGATTTGAGCCGGGTTAGAGGGGTTGTCGACAATGCTATGCGAATTCTTGAG ATCAGAAAGGAGTTCGGATCATTAGAGAAATACATATGGGGATTTGTTAACCACAAGGCGATCAACACACAGTACAAATTTGGGCACAAAATTCCAGTGAAGACATCAAAATCAGAAAACATAAGCAAGGACATGGTTAGGAGAGGACTGAGGTTCGTGGGTCCAACAGTGGTCCATTCATTCATGCAAGCCAGCGGCCTAACCAACGACCACTTAATCACCTGCCACAGGCACCTCCCTTGCACCTTACTAGCCGCCTGCCGCCGCCCCAACCACTGA
- the LOC123198003 gene encoding 18.1 kDa class I heat shock protein-like, with protein sequence MSISLANTRENSRTYHSLPACIINTIFSPSKHIIINSTETTSTDMALLHSLMNQQSIFNPFPGLIFSENVDTQMDWKETPHAHIFKFDLPGLTREDVKVEVHEGRTLHLSAERKQEPEEKGEKWHCKERTHHGSFTRQFLLPEDAKVDEIKASMRDGVLVVNVPKDERKKKKSKHKSSVEISGEEEEGQPPKGFGRFVCCKA encoded by the coding sequence ATGTCCATTTCTTTAGCCAACACTCGAGAAAATTCAAGAACATATCATTCTCTTCCAGCATGTATTATAAATACCATTTTCTCACCATCCAAACACATCATAATCAATTCAACTGAAACCACTTCAACAGACATGGCATTGCTGCACTCTCTCATGAATCAACAAAGCATATTCAATCCTTTTCCAGGATTGATTTTCTCAGAAAACGTGGACACCCAAATGGACTGGAAAGAAACTCCACATGCCCACATCTTCAAATTCGATCTTCCAGGCCTTACAAGAGAAGACGTGAAGGTGGAAGTTCATGAGGGCAGGACTCTGCATTTAAGTGCTGAGAGAAAACAAGAGCCTGAAGAGAAAGGCGAAAAGTGGCACTGTAAAGAGAGGACACATCATGGGAGCTTCACGAGGCAGTTTCTTTTGCCTGAAGATGCTAAAGTTGATGAGATTAAAGCCTCAATGCGTGATGGGGTGCTCGTTGTGAATGTGCCTAAAGatgaaaggaagaagaagaagagtaagCACAAGTCATCAGTCGAAATTTctggggaagaagaagaaggtcaaCCCCCTAAAGGATTTGGTCGTTTTGTCTGCTGCAAAGCTTGA
- the LOC123198011 gene encoding peroxidase 7-like, whose product MKMLKLSCNAIALFVQILLLIQWQLSMAVLANHVPPKPATHKPKRAPRTLPPEASLSSGYYAATCPNLEAIIQEKVQAWVNTDQTLAASLIRLHFHDCAVRGCDGSILLNYRGSERRAKASRTLRGYAVINDIKSEVERQCHKTVSCADILTAVARDATLIAGGPFWEVPFGRKDGRISIAREANRVVPQGNENVTTLINLFDRLGLNILDLVVLSGAHTIGRSSCSSIHSRLYSFNGTQGASDPSLDRKYLRTLKEECGPSSYFNTVVDLDATTPRIFDIAYYENLQKKMGLLLTDQSLYSDERSASFVDLMVSQPSLFFGQFAASMVKLGNVGVLTQPNEGEIRHQCDYVNP is encoded by the exons atgaagatgttgaagttgtCCTGCAATGCTATCGCTCTCTTTGTTCAAATTCTACTTCTTATTCAATGGCAGCTCTCCATGGCTGTATTGGCTAATCATGTGCCTCCGAAACCTGCAACCCATAAGCCTAAAAGAGCACCAAGGACGTTGCCTCCAGAAGCCTCCTTGTCCTCCGGTTATTATGCTGCAACATGTCCAAATCTTGAAGCCATCATTCAGGAAAAAGTTCAAGCTTGGGTTAATACAGACCAGACTTTGGCTGCTAGCCTCATTCGTTTGCACTTCCACGACTGTGCTGTCAGG GGCTGTGATGGTTCGATTTTGCTGAACTATAGAGGCAGCGAGAGGAGAGCCAAGGCGAGCAGGACTCTAAGAGGTTATGCAGTGATCAATGATATCAAGTCAGAAGTTGAGAGACAGTGCCACAAAACTGTCTCATGTGCAGACATTCTCACAGCAGTAGCCAGAGATGCCACCCTCATAGCTGGAGGTCCATTCTGGGAAGTCCCATTTGGACGAAAAGATGGAAGAATCTCCATAGCCAGAGAAGCCAATCGTGTTGTTCCTCAAGGCAATGAAAACGTCACCACTCTGATCAATCTCTTTGATAGACTCGGCTTAAACATTCTTGACCTGGTTGTGCTCTCAGGCGCTCACACCATTGGCAGAAGTTCTTGCTCATCAATCCACTCCAGGCTGTATAGCTTCAATGGAACTCAAGGAGCATCTGATCCTTCACTTGACAGAAAATACTTAAGAACCCTGAAAGAAGAATGTGGACCTTCGAGCTATTTTAACACAGTAGTTGATCTTGATGCCACAACTCCGAGGATTTTTGACATTGCATACTATGAGAATTTGCAGAAGAAGATGGGATTGCTGTTGACTGATCAATCTTTATATTCAGATGAAAGAAGTGCAAGTTTTGTTGATTTAATGGTTTCTCAGCCATCACTTTTCTTCGGTCAATTTGCAGCATCCATGGTGAAACTCGGAAATGTGGGGGTCTTGACTCAACCCAATGAAGGTGAAATTCGACACCAGTGTGATTATGTCAATCCTTAG